In one window of Duganella dendranthematis DNA:
- a CDS encoding TonB-dependent siderophore receptor, which yields MPRHLPLRPMLLALSMIYTSHALAATDDVPETQLQTVTVTGASEQDSYTTRATKSAGKLELSLRETPQSISVVSRALMDDFKLDNINQVLATTTGVTVEKVETSRTYYTARGFDIVNFQYDGVGMPVVFGNIQGDLDTALYERIDVVRGANGLMASTGNPSATVNFIRKRPTVGTQASASVTVGSWNDRRIEGDVSTALNESGSVAGRAVLVHQQSDSYLDRYAPKKDVAYAVIDAHLSKDTLLTVGHTYETNRDKGPMWGALPLYYTDGTPTNYPIGTSTSASWSRWDTTTNSTFAELNHNLGQGWHVQGTLNYITDKSDSDLQYVYGTPVKGVGGGLYAYPSQYGADQKQTLADIAVDGKFMLGGRQHDLAFGYSWSRSKLSDFSNYGQGIGTELPGQTAFDGSYPMPTFDAAYDGSHYEDRRNTVYLAARFNLADDWKVLTGLNSTRARSSGESYGTSKYKSASKTTPYVGVVYDITRELSAYASHTQIFNPQSETDANGVPLDPVEGKTTEAGLKAALFDNKLNVSGALFQTKQENTAEQAGIIGAKAYYRGINAESKGFEFDSSGELAKGWEASAGLTRLTSIKGDNGVTVRTYVPRTTLRANTTYRLAAEPKLKVGATLAWQSETSTDQEPGIRTVQPSYATLGLMARYEIDKHLSLSLNLNNVTDKKYLTSLYWTQSLYAAPRNGSATLSWTY from the coding sequence ATGCCCCGTCACCTGCCCCTGCGTCCCATGTTGCTGGCGCTGTCGATGATTTACACCAGCCACGCTCTGGCCGCCACCGACGATGTCCCTGAAACGCAGTTGCAGACGGTCACCGTGACCGGCGCCTCGGAGCAGGACTCCTATACCACGCGCGCCACCAAGTCGGCCGGCAAGCTGGAACTGTCGCTGCGCGAAACGCCGCAATCGATTTCGGTGGTCAGCCGCGCGCTGATGGACGACTTCAAACTCGACAACATCAACCAGGTGCTGGCCACCACCACCGGCGTCACCGTCGAAAAAGTCGAAACCAGCCGCACCTACTACACCGCGCGCGGCTTCGACATCGTCAACTTCCAGTATGACGGCGTCGGCATGCCTGTCGTCTTCGGCAACATCCAGGGCGATCTCGACACCGCGCTGTACGAGCGCATCGACGTGGTGCGCGGCGCCAACGGCCTGATGGCGTCGACCGGCAATCCGTCGGCCACTGTCAACTTCATCCGCAAGCGACCGACCGTCGGCACCCAGGCCAGCGCCAGCGTCACCGTCGGTTCGTGGAACGACCGCCGCATTGAAGGCGACGTCAGCACCGCGCTGAACGAAAGCGGCAGCGTCGCCGGCCGCGCCGTGCTGGTGCACCAGCAAAGCGATTCCTATCTGGACCGCTATGCGCCGAAGAAAGACGTCGCCTACGCCGTGATCGACGCCCACCTGAGCAAGGACACCCTGCTGACCGTCGGCCACACCTACGAAACCAACCGCGACAAGGGCCCGATGTGGGGCGCGCTGCCGCTGTACTACACCGACGGCACGCCGACCAACTATCCAATCGGCACCAGCACCTCGGCCAGCTGGTCGCGCTGGGACACCACCACCAACAGCACCTTCGCCGAGCTGAACCACAACCTCGGCCAGGGCTGGCATGTGCAAGGCACGCTCAACTACATCACCGACAAGTCCGACTCCGACCTGCAGTACGTCTACGGCACCCCGGTCAAGGGCGTGGGCGGCGGCCTGTATGCTTACCCGTCGCAATACGGCGCCGACCAGAAACAGACGCTAGCCGATATCGCGGTGGACGGCAAGTTCATGCTGGGCGGCCGCCAGCACGACCTGGCCTTCGGCTACAGCTGGTCGCGCTCCAAGCTGAGCGACTTCTCCAACTATGGCCAGGGCATCGGCACCGAACTGCCGGGCCAGACCGCGTTTGACGGCAGCTATCCGATGCCGACCTTCGACGCCGCCTACGACGGCAGCCACTACGAGGACCGGCGCAACACGGTCTACCTGGCGGCCCGCTTCAACCTGGCCGACGACTGGAAAGTGCTGACCGGTCTGAACAGCACCCGCGCGCGCAGCAGCGGCGAGTCCTACGGCACCAGCAAGTACAAGTCCGCCAGCAAGACCACGCCGTACGTGGGCGTGGTGTATGACATCACCCGCGAGCTGTCGGCCTACGCCAGCCACACGCAGATCTTCAATCCGCAAAGCGAGACCGACGCCAACGGCGTGCCGCTCGATCCGGTCGAAGGCAAGACCACCGAAGCCGGCCTGAAAGCCGCGCTGTTCGACAACAAGCTGAATGTATCCGGCGCCCTGTTCCAGACCAAGCAGGAGAACACCGCCGAGCAGGCCGGCATCATCGGCGCCAAGGCTTACTATCGCGGCATCAATGCGGAATCGAAGGGCTTTGAATTCGACAGCTCGGGCGAGCTGGCCAAAGGCTGGGAAGCGAGCGCCGGTCTGACCCGCCTGACCTCGATCAAGGGCGACAACGGCGTCACGGTACGGACCTACGTGCCGCGCACCACGCTGCGCGCCAACACCACCTATCGCCTGGCGGCCGAACCGAAGCTGAAAGTCGGCGCCACGCTGGCGTGGCAGAGCGAGACGTCGACCGACCAGGAGCCGGGCATCCGCACGGTGCAACCATCGTATGCCACGCTGGGCCTGATGGCGCGCTACGAAATCGACAAGCACCTGTCGCTCTCACTCAACCTGAACAACGTCACCGACAAGAAGTATTTGACCAGCCTGTATTGGACGCAGTCGCTGTACGCAGCGCCGCGCAACGGCAGCGCCACGCTGAGCTGGACCTACTAA
- a CDS encoding helix-turn-helix transcriptional regulator, which yields MNTADHTLFLIKTRGPQTAQQLATLLDLTSMGARKQLEAWQEKGMVTYEDVADKPGRPSRRWLLTDAGHARFPDRHAELTVQLIDQVRSLFGDAGLEKLITSREQISERDYRQHLAAARNLPERVQALAQARSAEGYMADIETQADGSLLLVENHCPICAAAKQCQQFCRSELDLFQRVLGPDCSVGRVEHMLAGARRCVYVIKKI from the coding sequence ATGAACACCGCCGACCACACGCTCTTCCTGATCAAGACGCGCGGCCCGCAAACCGCCCAGCAACTGGCGACACTGCTGGACCTGACCTCGATGGGCGCCCGCAAGCAGCTGGAAGCGTGGCAGGAAAAAGGCATGGTCACCTACGAAGACGTGGCCGACAAGCCGGGCCGGCCATCGCGCCGCTGGCTGCTGACCGACGCCGGCCACGCGCGCTTTCCCGACCGCCACGCCGAGCTGACCGTGCAGCTGATCGACCAGGTGCGCAGCCTGTTCGGCGACGCCGGCCTGGAAAAGCTGATCACCTCGCGCGAACAGATCAGCGAGCGCGATTACCGCCAGCACCTGGCCGCCGCCCGCAACCTGCCCGAGCGCGTGCAGGCACTGGCGCAGGCGCGCAGCGCCGAAGGCTATATGGCCGACATCGAAACCCAGGCCGACGGCAGCCTGCTGCTGGTGGAAAACCACTGCCCGATCTGTGCCGCCGCCAAACAGTGCCAGCAATTCTGCCGCTCGGAGCTGGACCTGTTCCAGCGCGTGCTGGGACCGGACTGCTCGGTCGGCCGCGTGGAGCACATGCTGGCCGGCGCGCGACGTTGCGTGTATGTCATCAAGAAGATATAA
- a CDS encoding MFS transporter has product MKTSLLIFSACLLALLSTIGAALPYPILPPLFAAGATNGLNAFLGLPPKLLFGLALTINPIGLLIGSALLGPMSDRYGRRPVLLITAVGAAIGHAVTAAALLIENYPLFIIARFVTGLLEGSGSVARALLADRLEGDLRRKALSWLNGAFYMGWLAGPLLAGATLQFGITTPFWVAVAALLLVAALVAITLPKEAPSAATTSWWQVARHRHALNLLREPDLRSLFIITLAYTCGVTGFYEFYPLWLVEVPGYGAQGIAWTTAAMCAVMTATTIVAGRPFQGEPLLRARRYAFAVAGIIAALAASNATFGILCIVLYGIPHSFYNAIVPNYCAERFGGAHGQGAVMGLISTTFCLANIIMALVGAVLTLIDTRLILLLGAALTAWSAWRMLSWHHSMQTEVTA; this is encoded by the coding sequence ATGAAAACGTCCCTACTGATCTTCTCCGCCTGCCTGCTAGCCCTGCTTTCCACGATCGGCGCGGCGTTGCCGTACCCGATCCTGCCGCCGCTGTTCGCGGCCGGCGCGACCAACGGCCTGAACGCCTTCCTCGGCCTGCCGCCCAAGCTGCTGTTCGGCCTGGCACTGACCATCAACCCGATCGGCCTGCTGATCGGTTCCGCCCTGCTCGGCCCGATGTCCGACCGCTACGGCCGCCGCCCGGTGCTGCTGATTACTGCGGTCGGCGCCGCCATCGGCCACGCCGTTACCGCCGCCGCGCTGCTGATTGAAAACTACCCGTTGTTCATCATCGCCCGCTTCGTCACCGGCCTGCTGGAAGGCAGCGGCTCGGTGGCCCGCGCGCTGCTGGCCGACCGCCTCGAGGGCGACCTGCGCCGCAAAGCGCTGTCGTGGCTGAACGGCGCCTTCTACATGGGCTGGCTGGCCGGACCGCTGCTGGCCGGCGCCACGCTGCAATTCGGTATCACCACGCCATTCTGGGTCGCCGTCGCCGCGCTGTTGCTGGTCGCCGCACTGGTTGCCATCACGCTGCCGAAGGAAGCCCCGTCCGCCGCCACCACCTCCTGGTGGCAAGTAGCGCGCCACCGCCACGCGCTCAACCTGCTGCGCGAACCAGACCTGCGCAGCCTGTTCATCATCACGCTGGCCTACACCTGCGGCGTCACCGGCTTCTACGAGTTCTACCCGCTGTGGCTGGTGGAAGTGCCGGGCTACGGCGCCCAGGGCATCGCCTGGACCACCGCCGCCATGTGCGCCGTCATGACCGCCACCACCATTGTGGCCGGCCGTCCGTTCCAGGGCGAACCGCTGCTGCGCGCGCGTCGCTATGCGTTTGCCGTGGCCGGCATCATCGCCGCGCTGGCGGCCAGCAACGCCACCTTCGGCATCCTGTGCATCGTCCTGTACGGCATTCCGCACTCCTTTTATAACGCCATCGTGCCCAACTACTGCGCCGAACGCTTCGGCGGCGCCCACGGCCAGGGCGCGGTGATGGGGCTGATTTCCACCACCTTCTGCCTGGCCAACATCATCATGGCGCTGGTCGGCGCGGTGCTGACGCTGATCGACACCCGCCTGATCCTGCTGCTGGGCGCCGCCCTCACAGCCTGGTCGGCCTGGCGCATGCTCAGCTGGCACCACAGCATGCAGACGGAGGTGACGGCATGA